From one Notolabrus celidotus isolate fNotCel1 chromosome 2, fNotCel1.pri, whole genome shotgun sequence genomic stretch:
- the rfc4 gene encoding replication factor C subunit 4 codes for MQAFLKGTTVQSTRPQKDKSAAGTSSEKKAKAVPWVEKYRPKCVDEVAFQEEVVAVLKKSLEGADLPNLLFYGPPGTGKTSTILAAARELYGPELYRQRVLELNASDERGIQVVRQKVKTFAQLTVAGTRSDGKSCPPFKIIILDEADSMTGPAQAALRRTMEKESRTTRFCLICNYISRIIEPLTSRCSKFRFKPLANKIQEERLLQICEKENLKFTTESIAALVRVSEGDLRKAITFLQSAARLNVDKEITERCITEIAGVVPQKMIDSLLQICFKGTFEKLEVAVRNMVDEGYAATQILSQLHEEIIEHDMSDKQKSAIAEKMAVVAKCLSDGADEYLQMLSLCSVIMQQASQNN; via the exons ATGCAGGCGTTTCTGAAAGGAACAACTGTCCAGTCGACCAGACCTCAGAAAGACAAGTCAGCAGCAGGGACCAGCTCAGAGAAGAAAGCCAAGGCAGTTCCCTGGGTAGAGAAATA CAGGCCAAAGTGTGTTGATGAAGTGGCCTTTCAGGAGGAGGTGGTagcagtgttgaagaagtctcTGGAAGGAGCAGAT CTTCCAAACTTGCTTTTTTATGGACCTCCTGGAACAGGAAAAACCTCGACCATCTTAGCTGCTGCCAGAGAACTTTATGG TCCGGAACTGTACAGGCAGAGGGTGCTGGAGCTCAATGCCTCTGATGAACGAGGTATCCAGGTTGTCAGACAGAAGGTCAAAACCTTTGCTCAGCTCACTGTGGCTGGCACTCGCTCAGA TGGAAAGTCTTGTCCTCCGTTCAAAATCATCATCCTGGATGAGGCGGACTCAATGACGGGACCGgctcaggctgctctcagacGGACGATGGAGAAGGAGTCCCGAACCACTCGCTTCTGCCTAATTTGTAACTACATCAGCAG GATCATTGAGCCTCTGACCTCCAGATGTTCCAAGTTTCGATTCAAACCACTAGCCAATAAGATCCAAGAGGAGCGCCTGCTGCAGATCTGTGAAAAGGAGAATCTTAAGTTCACTACAGAG AGTATAGCAGCATTGGTGAGGGTGTCCGAGGGAGACTTGCGGAAAGCCATCACCTTCCTTCAGAGTGCTGCACGCCTCAACGTGGACAAGGAGATCACAGAGCGCTGCATCACTGAGATCGCTGGG GTCGTTCCTCAAAAAATGATCGACAGCTTGCTCCAGATCTGCTTCAAAGGGACGTTTGAGAAACTAGAGGTTGCAGTCAGG AACATGGTGGATGAAGGCTATGCAGCCACACAGATCCTGAGTCAGCTCCACGAGGAAATCATAGAGCACGACATGAGTGACAAGCAGAAGTCAGCCATCGCAGAGAAGATGGCG GTTGTGGCGAAATGCCTGTCGGACGGTGCAGACGAGTACCTGCAGATGTTGAGTCTGTGCTCAGTCATCATGCAGCAGGCCTCCCAGAACAACTAA